GAGCAGGGTGATGTTCCCTTCCAGGCACACCTTTTCCAGCAGCAAGGCGTCGAAGTAGAGCGGGTTCCCTTCCTTGTTTCGCCAAATGTTCTCCACCATGATCTCATTGATGACACCGCCTTCGCGTGCCCAGCGGTTGTTGTTTCCCTGGTGGGAAGTCGCGCCGAGCGCCCAGAGCCGCACCTCCGACGACGCATTGCCGCCCAACACTGGCCGGTCCTGTGCCAGCACGACCCGAAGCCCTTCCCGTGCCGCGGTAATGGCACAGCACACACCTGCCAGTCCGCCGCCGATGATGGCAAGGTCGGCATGAAGCGGGACCGTTCGAAGAGTGCGCTCACTACCGCCTGGATCCATTGTGATCACAAGAGAATTCTCCTTAAACCCGCGCCATGTCCCTCAATATGCGCTCCGCAGTGCTGTTAAGTTGTCCCACCAACTCCCGCAAAGTTCTTGCATCCTTCGGCAGTGTTTCCTGGTCTTCAGTGCGATACAAGGCGATGCCCGCCGCCGCCGGTTTGCCCAAAGCCACGGCGATGGAGCGGGCGTTGGACGCCACAGCAAAGCCTGCACTTCTGGCCTCTTTCACACGCTCTAACAGTGTCTTCATGTCCGGGTTCAGCAGCACCCCGGCGGATGAGCCCTGATACAACGCCGTGATCTCCTGGGGCGTCAATTGTGACAGGAGCACCAGGCCGATGCTGGAGCGGTCCGCTGGATAGAGGCCTTCCGAAACGATGCCAAGAGCGGCATGTTCCCGGGCATGGCCATGATAAAGATAACTCACATTGGTTCGCCAGCGCAGGCCAAGGGCGACCTGGTACCCCGTTGCGACACCCAGTTCCTCCAGATGCGGCATCGCGCACCGATAGAGGGGAGAACCACGCAGGCTCAGTCCGGCCAACACAAGCAATCCAGGTCCCGAGATGTACTTGCGGTCCGCTGTCTGTTCGGCCAGTCCCATGTAGGCCAGCGTGCTGATGATGCGGTTGACGCGCGTATGGTCCTGTCCCAGACGGCGCGCCAGCTCCCGGCTTCCCACCGGGCGTTCCATCGCCGCAATTTCGAGCAGACACTCAATTCCATCACGAAGGCCCTGGTTAATCTGCGCGGGCGGTTTGACGCGCCGTGAGATAACTGTGTTCAGAAGTCTTTCCATTCCATGTGTCCGTCTAACGTTCCGCTTAAGCCGACTTGACAAAAGCGCCGGATGGCTCTATAATAGCACCACCACTTGCGGCATTGCAAGCACCCCCGTGCCGATATCGTGGGAAGGAGGCGGTCTGTTGTCTTGCGGGTGCGGGAGTCCCTGCAGGCGGTCCAGGAGAATACAATTCGATGGCAAAGATTGATTACATCGTCATGGCACTATATCTGGTCGGCATATTATCTGTCGGCTTCATGCTCAGCAGGAAGGTCAAATCCTCCGGGGACTTGTTCGCCGCCGGGGGACGCTCCCCATGGTGGGCCTCGGGGTTGAGCGCGTTCATGACCATGTTCTCGGCGGGCACTTTTGTGGTCTGGGGCGGGATTGCCTATGAACGAGGTCTTGTGGCCGTCAGCATCAATCTATGCTATGGCGTGGCGGCACTTGCGGCTGGGTATTTCCTTGCCGGCCGCTGGAAGAACCTCGGCATTGACTCGCCGGCGGAATATGTCTCCCTGCGTTTCGGGAAACCTGCATTGCATCTTTATACCTGGACGATGCTGGTGTTTCGCATGGTCGGTGTGGCGGTTGCCCTGTATGCCTTGGCAAAGATCATGGTTGCGCTCATGCCTCTTGGGGAAGGCGTGCCTTTCCGGGACCCGGCCACCGGCAACCTGGGGTTACACTGGGCGGTGTTCCTCTTTGGACTGGTGGTGGTGGTTTACACCATGGTGGGCGGCTTGTGGGCGGTATTAATGACGGACGTGTTGCAGTTCATCGTGTTGACCCTCGCAGTACTCTTTGTCGCGTCCATGATCCTGCTCAAGGCGGTGGACGCAGGCGCTTCGTTGCAGCAGATTCCGGAGAACTTCCTCAAACCCACAAGCGGCGAGTATGGCATGCTGTTTCTCGCGGGGTGGGCCGCAATTCACTTCTTCATGATTGGCGCGGAATGGGCCTTTGTGCAACGGTACCTCTGCGTGGAAAACGCGCGCGCCGCGAAAAAGGCAACGTATCTTTTTGCGGCGCTCTATCTGGTCAGTCCCGTTCTCTGGTTTCTTCCGCCCATGGTCTTCCGCGTTATTGAACCCGGTCTGGACAAGGAACAGGCCTACATCCTCGCCTGCCAGTCCGTGCTGCCTGCCGGGATGGTCGGACTCATGGTGGCGGCCATGTTCTCCGCCACGGCCAGCATGGTCAGTTCCCAGTTGAATGTGTTCGCCGGAGTGCTGACCCAGGACATCTACAAGCGGCTCTTGCGCCCGGACTCCTCGGAGCAGGAACTGGTGCGTGTCGGAAGAATAGCTACGGCGTTGCTTGGTTTTTCCCTTATCGGCATTGCCCTCATGGTGCCGCGCATGGGGGGGGCGGAACGTGTGATTGTCGCACTGACGAGCCTTATTGTCACGCCGTTGCTTGCCCCGTCTGTATGGGGGCTGCTCCGCAAGAACACCAGCCTGGGCCACGTGTTTATTACCGTTGCCATATGCTTTATGGCCGGACTCGTCACATATGCCATCAAGAACGGGCTAATCTCTCTTCCTTCAGGATTTCTTTCCGAGTGGGCGAACTGGGTGCGCAGGTATGCCCAGAGCGCAGATGTGCTTGTTGGAGTTGTGCTCCCGGTCGTGCTGCTTCTGTTTCTTGATCTGTCTTCTTTCAAGCGCACCAACCCGGGCTGGACCCGGCTTGTTTCCCACGAGCCGGAACCCATTGACAGTGCGGGCACCCATCCCGGGCGCATGCCTGCCTGCATTGTTGCGGGCGGCATGGGCGCCTGCGGAGTGATGATGTTGGGAATCCTCCCATTTAATAATGAAGGGCATGGCATGCTCATTCTCTTTGCCGCGGTAATGCTGGGACTGGCCGCCGCAATCCTTTTCACAGTGCGCCGCACGCGGGAACAGGGCAAAGTCCAAGAGAGATGGGGAGTCGAAAAACATTAATCTGAAATCGGCGGATGGGATTTCCCATGACCGCTCAAATCGTGGCGTGTCCAGTGCTTGGGGGCAAAGCATGGCTTATCCTGCCATGCGTGTTTTCTTCATGTCCATCCGGTCCATGGGATGGCGCAACAACCCCGCATCCAACTTCCCTTTTTAGGGTGAAAACATCGGACTTCGGCGCGCATTCGGATTTCTTTAATGGCCGGGTTACTGCGCCATCTTTTTGAGCCGCTCTATTTCCTGCGGGGATAAGCCCATCTGGCGGGCGGCGGCGGCGGCGCCCGCCCGGCTGCCGCCGGACATGGACCGGGCCCGGTTCATCAGTTGGCGGCGTTCGGCGGGAGTCGCTTTTTTTAGGCGCTCAATGGCGGAGGCGTTGCCCCCGGAGGCGCGGGCGTCCCTGAGCTGGGTCATGAGTTTGGCCGGATCCGCCGAGGCGCCCACCGCCTCGATGATGCCCGACTCCGCCGCCAGCATCACGGTGCGCAGGTCCAACTCGCTGTATTGCGCGGGGGGGGAGGGTTTGGTGAACACCCCCATGTCGGGCTCCTCCTCGGTGTACCACGGACCAAAGCGCATGGAGAGGGTGACGGTGCTTCCGGGTTTTACCCAGGCGGACGGTCCGCGCTGCGTGAGCGCCGCGCTGAGGTCCAGGTCCAGACGCGCCGGGAGCGGGGGATCGGCCCGCTGCACCCACAGCTCCGCCGCGATCCCGCGCAGGGTCCAGTAGTTGTTCAGGGAGAACCGGACACAGTCCGTCCCGGCCTCGCCGTCCACGGCGTCCCCCAGAAACTCCGCCCCGTCCATCATGGAGAGCCAGCGGTCAATTTTGCCGTCGTCGAAAAGATCGAAAATCGTGATGACTGCGGGAATGGCGTAGGAGTCCACCAACTGGCCCAGCCGGGAAGGGACGGACGCGGCGACCAGTTCCCGGGGAAGGAAGAGCGCCGTTCTTCCCTGCCGCCCCGTGGACAGCACCCGCGCCAGCACATGCCCGCCCGCCTCCCTGTCCACAGTGGCCGTGAAAACCCCTCCGGGCAGTTTGGCCACATACAGCAGGCATTCAAGTTCCCGTGTTTCGGTTCCGTCGGCCACCCGAACCAGCAGTTTCCCATGGCTTTCATATTGGGGGATGGACCGGGCGGTCTCAAACGCGGTCCTAAATGTCCGGTCGAAAGAGGGCGGGATGGTGTTGTCCGGCGGTTCCTGGGCCGGGACGGCGACAGCGGCCAGGCAAAGAAGGAACATGGCTGTAAAACACCGTGTCATGGGAAAAAACCGCCGTTTGCGTTTTGGCCGCCGTGCAACCGCCTACAAAAATAACTGTGCGAGCCAGGCGCCCATGGAGGCGAAGATGTTGTTCGCGGTGACGGTCACACGGACCCGCACAATGACATCCGCCGAAACATCGGACAGGGGCACCACGCCGTGGACCTCAGCGCCGACGCGGGCGCATTCGTCCAGGGGGGGCAGTTCCTGGTCCCGCATAATTTGCAGCAGGTCCACGGGCACGGGCGGCGTGAGCACAATTTCGGTTCCCAGCCCGGTGGCGGACTCGACAGAGCCCAGGTCAAACCAGGGCCGCTCCACACCCTCCAGTATCTTGGGCTTGAAAACCAGGGCCACCGAGACGAGCTCATTGAAATTGCCAAGCACCGCCACCATCCGCGACTCCAGAAGGTGCACATTGTCAATGGTGTAGGAACGGGCGACGAAATCACCGAGTGTCGCACCCAGTTTGTCCCTCACCATGTCCCACATCACCGCCTCGGTGGGCAGATTGCAGACGGACACGTCCTGTTTGGAGTACCGGTCCGGGATGACCGTGCCGGGGGCCACAAATCCCGGAATCCTGACAATAAAGTCCTGAAACACCGGCACGTCCACCTCGACGGTGTATTGCCGGGGTTTGCACCCCGACAGACCCGCCAGCAGAAGCAGGCACGCCAGAATCAGGGCTGGACGAAAAGCGGAGGCGCGCTTTACGCGCGCCTCCATGCGATCTTCAGACAACCGGTTACCGCTCAACTCTTGTGCACTCCTGTCGGTCTGCTCCAGGTGGATTAGCGCTGCCTGCGGCGCAGCCGGACGGCGCCCGCCGCACCCACTGCCGCAACCAGGGCCAGCAGGCCCGCGATGCCCGCCGCGGGCACCTGCGGCGCGTCACCGGTGGAGACCAGCAGGTTCACCGCCGTGCCCAAGAACACCTCGCCGTCGGCCGGGTCTTGGAAGAAAACTGTCCCCGCCGGCCAACTGCTGTTCAGTTCGGTCACCGTGCCCACCGTGAGGCCCTCGGAAACCAGGAGCGCCGTGGCGGCGGCCTGCGGCATGCCGACCACATAGGGAACGGTCACAAAGATCGGCTCACCAAGGGAGACCACGATGTCCACCGCCGAGCCTTCGGCCACAACAGTGCCGCCCGTCGGGGTTTGGCTGATGATGCGGCCCAGCGGCACCGTCAGGCTGTACTGCTGCGTGACACCGCCC
This genomic stretch from Candidatus Hydrogenedentota bacterium harbors:
- a CDS encoding transcriptional regulator; translation: MERLLNTVISRRVKPPAQINQGLRDGIECLLEIAAMERPVGSRELARRLGQDHTRVNRIISTLAYMGLAEQTADRKYISGPGLLVLAGLSLRGSPLYRCAMPHLEELGVATGYQVALGLRWRTNVSYLYHGHAREHAALGIVSEGLYPADRSSIGLVLLSQLTPQEITALYQGSSAGVLLNPDMKTLLERVKEARSAGFAVASNARSIAVALGKPAAAGIALYRTEDQETLPKDARTLRELVGQLNSTAERILRDMARV
- a CDS encoding Na+:solute symporter, translated to MAKIDYIVMALYLVGILSVGFMLSRKVKSSGDLFAAGGRSPWWASGLSAFMTMFSAGTFVVWGGIAYERGLVAVSINLCYGVAALAAGYFLAGRWKNLGIDSPAEYVSLRFGKPALHLYTWTMLVFRMVGVAVALYALAKIMVALMPLGEGVPFRDPATGNLGLHWAVFLFGLVVVVYTMVGGLWAVLMTDVLQFIVLTLAVLFVASMILLKAVDAGASLQQIPENFLKPTSGEYGMLFLAGWAAIHFFMIGAEWAFVQRYLCVENARAAKKATYLFAALYLVSPVLWFLPPMVFRVIEPGLDKEQAYILACQSVLPAGMVGLMVAAMFSATASMVSSQLNVFAGVLTQDIYKRLLRPDSSEQELVRVGRIATALLGFSLIGIALMVPRMGGAERVIVALTSLIVTPLLAPSVWGLLRKNTSLGHVFITVAICFMAGLVTYAIKNGLISLPSGFLSEWANWVRRYAQSADVLVGVVLPVVLLLFLDLSSFKRTNPGWTRLVSHEPEPIDSAGTHPGRMPACIVAGGMGACGVMMLGILPFNNEGHGMLILFAAVMLGLAAAILFTVRRTREQGKVQERWGVEKH